One genomic segment of Streptomyces sp. NBC_00239 includes these proteins:
- the bfr gene encoding bacterioferritin, with protein sequence MQGDPEVLEFLNEQLTGELTAINQYWLHYRIQDNKGWTKLAKYTREESIDEMKHADKITERILMLDGLPNYQRLFHVRVGQTLTEMFQADRQVEVEAIDRLKRGIEVMRGKGDFTSANLFEEILADEEHHIDYLDTQLELIESLGEALYIAQLIEQPS encoded by the coding sequence ATGCAGGGCGACCCCGAGGTCCTTGAGTTTCTGAACGAACAGCTCACCGGCGAGCTGACGGCGATCAACCAGTACTGGCTGCACTACCGCATCCAGGACAACAAGGGTTGGACGAAGCTCGCCAAATACACCCGCGAAGAGTCCATCGATGAGATGAAGCACGCGGACAAGATCACCGAACGCATTCTGATGCTGGACGGTCTTCCCAATTACCAGCGGCTCTTCCACGTCCGGGTCGGGCAGACCCTGACGGAGATGTTCCAGGCGGACCGGCAGGTCGAGGTGGAGGCGATCGACCGCCTGAAGCGCGGGATCGAGGTCATGCGGGGCAAGGGCGACTTCACCTCGGCGAACCTCTTCGAGGAGATCCTGGCCGACGAGGAGCACCACATCGACTACCTGGACACGCAGCTGGAACTCATCGAGAGCCTGGGCGAGGCGCTGTACATCGCTCAGCTGATCGAGCAGCCCAGCTGA
- a CDS encoding anthranilate synthase family protein — protein MIVSRLLDRLTEADCPPFALLRRRTPGRDHDTVELLIGPVHEAERLADIPIGPHGTLALVPFRQIRERGFDVRDDGTPLSVLVADEAYELPLDEVLAALPAHRVRVEGGGFDVPDEEYARIVERVLRDEIGTGEGANFVIRRTYTGEIPGFGQADALALFRRLLTDERGAYWTYVVHTGKGNGPEGPSPEGQRETGGRTLVGASPEVHVRMSGSTVVMNPISGTYRHPAEGPTVGSFLSFLADRKETEELSMVVDEELKMMCTVGDQGGVVIGPRLKEMSHLTHTEYELRGRSSLDVREVLKETMFAATVTGSPVQNACRVIERHEVGGRAYYAGALALLGRDAGGAQTLDSPILIRTADIAADGRLRVPVGATLVRHSDPAGEVAETHAKAAGVLAALGVRPPAPQPPAAQARLADDPGVQAALAARREDLAPFWLRMQDQAAVEPDGHALVIDAEDTFTAMLAHVLRAAGLEVTVRRYDEPGLREAALAHVGPVVLGPGPGDPEDGTDPRMRLLRPLAAELLASHRHGLLGVCLGHELLAAELGLPLVRKAEPAQGAQTRVDLFGRPEVVGFYNTYTARCDAEAAAGLAARGVEVARDERTGEVHAMRSAHGFAGVQFHPESVLTLRGAEILRDLLTAVRPAVTPHG, from the coding sequence ATGATCGTCAGCCGTCTGCTCGACCGGCTCACCGAAGCCGACTGCCCGCCCTTCGCCCTGCTGCGCCGCCGCACCCCCGGCCGCGACCACGACACCGTCGAGCTGCTGATCGGCCCGGTGCACGAGGCCGAGCGGCTCGCCGACATCCCGATCGGCCCGCACGGCACGCTCGCACTGGTGCCGTTCCGCCAGATCCGCGAGCGCGGCTTCGACGTCCGCGACGACGGCACCCCGCTGAGCGTCCTCGTCGCCGACGAGGCGTACGAGCTGCCCCTCGACGAGGTGCTGGCCGCGCTGCCCGCCCACCGGGTACGGGTCGAGGGCGGCGGCTTCGACGTCCCCGACGAGGAGTACGCGCGGATCGTCGAGCGGGTCCTGCGCGACGAGATCGGCACCGGCGAGGGCGCCAACTTCGTCATCCGGCGCACGTACACCGGCGAGATCCCCGGCTTCGGGCAGGCCGACGCACTGGCCCTGTTCCGGCGGCTGCTCACGGACGAGCGGGGCGCGTACTGGACGTACGTCGTGCACACCGGGAAGGGGAACGGGCCCGAAGGGCCTTCCCCGGAAGGGCAGCGGGAGACGGGCGGGCGGACCCTGGTCGGGGCCAGCCCCGAGGTCCACGTCCGGATGTCCGGCAGCACCGTGGTCATGAATCCGATCAGCGGCACCTACCGGCATCCCGCCGAGGGCCCGACCGTCGGGTCCTTCCTCTCCTTCCTCGCCGACCGCAAGGAGACGGAGGAACTGTCGATGGTCGTCGACGAGGAACTGAAGATGATGTGCACGGTCGGGGACCAGGGCGGGGTGGTGATCGGACCGCGCCTGAAGGAGATGTCCCACCTGACGCACACCGAGTACGAGCTGCGCGGCCGGTCCTCGCTGGACGTGCGCGAGGTACTGAAGGAGACCATGTTCGCGGCGACCGTGACCGGCTCGCCCGTGCAGAACGCCTGCCGCGTCATCGAACGGCACGAGGTCGGCGGCCGCGCCTACTACGCGGGCGCGCTCGCCCTGCTCGGCCGGGACGCTGGCGGCGCGCAGACGCTCGATTCTCCGATCCTGATCCGCACCGCCGACATCGCCGCGGACGGGCGGCTGCGGGTGCCGGTGGGGGCGACCCTGGTACGCCACTCCGACCCGGCGGGCGAGGTCGCGGAGACGCACGCCAAGGCCGCGGGGGTGCTGGCCGCCCTCGGGGTGCGGCCGCCGGCCCCGCAGCCGCCGGCCGCGCAAGCGCGGCTGGCGGACGACCCCGGGGTGCAGGCGGCGCTGGCCGCACGCCGGGAGGACCTGGCGCCGTTCTGGCTGCGGATGCAGGACCAGGCCGCCGTCGAACCGGACGGGCACGCGCTCGTCATCGACGCGGAGGACACCTTCACCGCGATGCTCGCGCACGTCCTGCGGGCCGCCGGACTGGAGGTGACCGTACGGCGTTACGACGAGCCGGGGCTGCGGGAGGCGGCGCTCGCGCACGTGGGCCCGGTGGTGCTGGGTCCCGGGCCGGGCGATCCGGAGGACGGCACCGACCCCCGGATGCGGCTGCTGCGCCCGCTCGCCGCCGAACTGCTGGCCTCGCACCGGCACGGGCTGTTGGGCGTCTGCCTGGGCCACGAGCTGCTCGCGGCCGAGCTGGGGCTGCCGCTGGTGCGCAAGGCGGAGCCGGCGCAGGGGGCGCAGACGCGGGTGGACCTGTTCGGGCGGCCGGAAGTGGTGGGCTTCTACAACACGTATACGGCGCGCTGTGACGCGGAGGCGGCCGCGGGGCTGGCCGCGCGGGGGGTGGAGGTGGCGCGGGACGAGCGGACCGGCGAGGTGCACGCGATGCGCTCCGCGCACGGTTTTGCGGGCGTCCAGTTCCACCCCGAGTCGGTGCTGACCCTGCGGGGCGCGGAGATCCTCCGCGACCTCCTCACCGCGGTCCGCCCGGCCGTCACCCCCCACGGCTGA
- a CDS encoding trp operon leader peptide, translated as MYTHSNQNWWWLAHPAAH; from the coding sequence ATGTACACGCACTCCAACCAGAACTGGTGGTGGCTCGCTCATCCGGCGGCCCACTGA
- a CDS encoding sulfite oxidase-like oxidoreductase, whose product MGQPESRESPGAEQPELPPGQRLQRGWPVTHYGPVPKFKPDRWEFRVFGATADGDKHCWNHEEFAALPFSSVVADLHCVTKFSMLGAEWGGVLARTVLELAPPAPDVTHVMVWAEYGFSSNMRLADFGSPRTVFATHQGGEPLTAEHGFPLRLVVPHLYAWKGPKWVRGVEYMTADRRGFWEERGYHNIGDPWREQRFSYQEEPGDGPEL is encoded by the coding sequence ATGGGTCAGCCGGAAAGCCGGGAATCTCCGGGAGCAGAGCAGCCGGAGCTTCCTCCGGGACAACGCCTGCAGCGCGGCTGGCCGGTCACCCACTACGGTCCGGTGCCCAAATTCAAGCCGGACCGCTGGGAGTTCAGGGTCTTCGGGGCCACCGCCGACGGCGACAAGCACTGCTGGAACCACGAGGAGTTCGCGGCGCTGCCCTTCTCCTCCGTCGTCGCCGACCTGCACTGCGTGACGAAGTTCAGCATGCTGGGGGCCGAATGGGGCGGGGTGCTCGCACGGACCGTGCTGGAGCTCGCGCCGCCCGCCCCCGACGTCACCCACGTCATGGTCTGGGCCGAGTACGGCTTCAGCTCCAACATGCGCCTGGCCGACTTCGGCTCGCCGCGCACGGTCTTCGCCACCCACCAGGGCGGTGAGCCGCTGACCGCCGAGCACGGCTTCCCGCTGCGGCTCGTCGTGCCGCACCTGTACGCCTGGAAGGGTCCCAAGTGGGTGCGCGGCGTGGAGTACATGACGGCCGACCGCCGCGGCTTCTGGGAGGAGCGCGGCTACCACAACATCGGCGACCCGTGGCGCGAGCAGCGCTTCTCCTACCAGGAGGAGCCGGGCGACGGCCCGGAGCTGTAG
- a CDS encoding lysophospholipid acyltransferase family protein — protein MKFSIGGSLKVAFRPWVEGLENIPAEGPAILASNHLSFSDSFFLPAVLDRKVTFIAKAEYFTSPGVKGKLTAAFFKGVGQLPVDRSGARGAGEAAIKAGIDVIKGGGLFGIYPEGTRSPDGRLYRGKPGGLARVALATGAPVIPVAMIDTEKIQPPGKVVPKLMRPGIRIGKPLDFSRYHGMDGDRFILRSVTDEVMYEIMKLSGQEYVDIYATAAKRQIADAEKAAKADKAEAEKAAKAGHTAAAGTPGAPEQPEEPGR, from the coding sequence ATGAAGTTCTCCATCGGGGGATCCCTGAAGGTCGCCTTCAGGCCCTGGGTGGAGGGCCTCGAGAACATTCCCGCCGAGGGGCCGGCGATCCTCGCGAGCAACCACCTGTCGTTCTCGGACTCCTTCTTCCTGCCCGCGGTGCTCGACCGGAAGGTCACGTTCATCGCGAAGGCGGAGTACTTCACCTCCCCTGGCGTCAAGGGCAAGCTGACCGCGGCGTTCTTCAAGGGCGTCGGCCAGCTCCCCGTGGACCGCTCGGGCGCGCGCGGCGCGGGCGAGGCGGCCATCAAGGCCGGCATCGACGTGATCAAGGGCGGCGGGCTCTTCGGCATCTACCCCGAGGGCACCCGTTCCCCCGACGGCCGCCTGTACCGCGGCAAGCCCGGCGGCCTGGCCCGGGTGGCGCTGGCCACCGGCGCCCCCGTGATCCCCGTCGCGATGATCGACACCGAGAAGATCCAGCCGCCCGGCAAGGTGGTCCCGAAGCTGATGCGCCCGGGCATCCGGATCGGCAAGCCGCTGGACTTCAGCCGCTACCACGGCATGGACGGCGACCGCTTCATCCTGCGCTCGGTGACCGACGAGGTCATGTACGAGATCATGAAGCTTTCCGGGCAGGAATACGTCGACATCTACGCGACGGCCGCCAAGCGCCAGATCGCCGACGCCGAGAAGGCCGCCAAGGCCGACAAGGCGGAGGCGGAGAAGGCCGCGAAGGCCGGGCACACCGCCGCGGCGGGCACGCCCGGGGCGCCGGAACAGCCCGAGGAACCGGGCCGCTAG
- a CDS encoding 6-phosphofructokinase: protein MKVGVLTGGGDCPGLNAVIRGVVRKGVQEYGYDFIGFKDGWRGPVEGDTVPLDIPAVRGILPRGGTILGSSRTNPFKTEHGVRRIKENLAKFEVEALVAIGGEDTLGVAARLYEEYGIPCVGVPKTIDNDLSATDYTFGFDTAVGIATEAIDRLHTTAESHMRVLVVEVMGRHAGWIALHSGLAGGANVILIPEQRFDVDQVCAWVTSRFKASYAPIVVVAEGAVPKDGDMVLKDGTLDSFGHVRLSGVGEWLAKEIESRTGKEARTTVLGHVQRGGTPSAFDRWLATRFGLHAIEAVRDRDFGKMVALRGTDIVRVPIAEATARLKTVDPALYAEVGVFFG, encoded by the coding sequence ATGAAGGTCGGAGTGCTGACCGGCGGCGGCGACTGCCCCGGGCTCAACGCGGTCATCCGCGGCGTCGTGCGCAAGGGCGTCCAGGAATACGGGTACGACTTCATCGGCTTCAAGGACGGCTGGCGCGGCCCCGTCGAGGGCGACACGGTGCCGCTCGACATCCCCGCCGTCCGCGGCATCCTGCCCCGCGGCGGCACGATCCTCGGCTCCTCCCGCACCAACCCCTTCAAGACCGAGCACGGGGTCCGCCGGATCAAGGAGAACCTCGCCAAGTTCGAGGTCGAGGCCCTGGTCGCGATCGGCGGCGAGGACACCCTCGGGGTGGCCGCCAGGCTGTACGAGGAGTACGGCATCCCCTGCGTCGGCGTGCCGAAGACCATCGACAACGACCTCTCGGCCACCGACTACACCTTCGGCTTCGACACCGCCGTCGGCATCGCCACCGAGGCCATCGACCGCCTCCACACCACCGCCGAATCGCACATGCGCGTCCTGGTCGTCGAGGTGATGGGCCGGCACGCCGGCTGGATCGCCCTGCACTCGGGCCTGGCCGGCGGCGCGAACGTCATCCTCATCCCCGAGCAGCGCTTCGACGTGGACCAGGTCTGCGCCTGGGTCACCTCCCGGTTCAAGGCGAGCTACGCGCCGATCGTGGTGGTCGCCGAGGGCGCCGTGCCCAAGGACGGCGACATGGTCCTCAAGGACGGCACCCTCGACTCCTTCGGGCACGTACGGCTCTCGGGCGTGGGGGAGTGGCTGGCCAAGGAGATCGAGTCCCGCACCGGCAAGGAGGCCCGCACCACCGTCCTCGGCCACGTCCAGCGCGGCGGCACCCCGAGCGCCTTCGACCGCTGGCTCGCCACCCGCTTCGGGCTGCACGCGATCGAGGCGGTGCGCGACCGGGACTTCGGCAAGATGGTCGCCCTGCGCGGCACGGACATCGTCCGGGTGCCGATCGCCGAGGCCACGGCCCGGCTGAAGACGGTGGACCCGGCGCTCTACGCGGAGGTCGGCGTCTTCTTCGGCTGA
- a CDS encoding class II 3-deoxy-7-phosphoheptulonate synthase yields MTVNAETQALAAKATWRDLPAAQQPEYPDAEALREVVADLESYPPLVFAGECDQLRARMGAVAKGEAFLLQGGDCAEAFDAVSAEHIRAKLKTLLQMSAVLTYAASVPVVKVGRIAGQYSKPRSKGTETRDGVTLPTYRGDSVNAFGFDEKSRIPDPERLKRMYHASASTLNLVRAFTTGGYADLRQVHAWNQDFVKSSPSGQRYEQLAREIDNALNFMKACGTDPAEFKAVEFYASHEALLLDYESALTRTDSRTGRLYDTSGHMVWIGERTRQLDHAHIEFCSQIANPIGIKLGPTTSVDEALTYIDRLDPEREPGRLTFIVRMGADKVRDKLPALVEKVTASGATVAWVTDPMHGNTFEAASGHKTRRFDDVLDEVKGFFEVHKELGTHPGGIHVELTGDDVTECVGGGDEIFVDDLHQRYETACDPRLNRSQSLDLAFLVAEMYRDQ; encoded by the coding sequence GTGACCGTGAACGCAGAAACCCAAGCCCTCGCCGCCAAGGCGACCTGGCGAGACCTTCCCGCGGCGCAGCAGCCTGAGTACCCCGATGCCGAGGCTCTGCGCGAAGTCGTCGCGGACCTCGAGTCGTATCCTCCGCTCGTCTTTGCCGGCGAGTGCGACCAGCTGCGCGCCCGCATGGGAGCCGTCGCCAAGGGCGAGGCGTTCCTGCTGCAGGGCGGCGACTGTGCCGAGGCCTTCGACGCCGTGTCCGCCGAGCACATCCGCGCGAAGCTCAAGACCCTCCTCCAGATGTCGGCCGTGCTGACTTACGCGGCCTCCGTGCCCGTCGTCAAGGTCGGCCGGATCGCCGGCCAGTACTCGAAGCCCCGCTCCAAGGGCACCGAGACCCGCGACGGCGTGACCCTGCCCACCTACCGCGGCGACTCCGTCAACGCCTTCGGCTTCGACGAGAAGTCCCGGATCCCCGACCCCGAGCGCCTGAAGCGGATGTACCACGCGTCCGCCTCGACGCTGAACCTGGTGCGCGCCTTCACCACCGGCGGTTACGCCGACCTGCGCCAGGTCCACGCGTGGAACCAGGACTTCGTGAAGTCGTCCCCCTCCGGGCAGCGCTACGAGCAGCTCGCGCGGGAGATCGACAACGCCCTGAACTTCATGAAGGCCTGTGGCACCGACCCGGCCGAGTTCAAGGCGGTCGAGTTCTACGCCTCGCACGAGGCCCTGCTGCTGGACTACGAGTCGGCGCTCACCCGCACCGACTCGCGCACCGGCCGGCTGTACGACACCTCGGGCCACATGGTCTGGATCGGTGAGCGCACCCGCCAGCTGGATCACGCGCACATCGAGTTCTGCTCGCAGATCGCCAACCCGATCGGCATCAAGCTCGGCCCCACCACCAGCGTGGACGAGGCGCTCACCTACATCGACCGCCTCGACCCGGAGCGCGAGCCCGGCCGCCTGACCTTCATCGTCCGGATGGGCGCCGACAAGGTCCGCGACAAGCTCCCGGCCCTGGTCGAGAAGGTCACCGCCTCCGGCGCGACCGTCGCCTGGGTCACCGACCCGATGCACGGCAACACCTTCGAGGCGGCCTCCGGCCACAAGACGCGCCGTTTCGACGACGTGCTCGACGAGGTCAAGGGCTTCTTCGAGGTCCACAAGGAGCTGGGCACCCACCCGGGCGGCATCCACGTCGAGCTCACCGGTGACGACGTCACCGAGTGCGTCGGCGGCGGCGACGAGATCTTCGTCGACGACCTGCACCAGCGCTACGAGACGGCCTGCGACCCGCGGCTCAACCGCAGCCAGTCGCTCGACCTGGCGTTCCTGGTGGCGGAGATGTACCGCGATCAGTAA
- a CDS encoding (2Fe-2S)-binding protein: MYVCSCFGITDKQVKEHAEAGACTPRQIASVTKAGTDCGNCVRAIQGILGRGACPRRQLLDQGAGGQVLAAEPELAEAA; the protein is encoded by the coding sequence GTGTACGTCTGCTCTTGCTTCGGCATCACCGACAAGCAGGTCAAGGAGCACGCGGAGGCCGGCGCCTGCACTCCGCGCCAGATCGCCTCGGTCACGAAGGCCGGCACCGACTGCGGCAACTGCGTCCGTGCCATCCAGGGCATCCTGGGCCGGGGGGCGTGCCCCCGCCGGCAGCTGCTGGACCAGGGTGCCGGCGGACAGGTCCTCGCCGCCGAGCCGGAGCTCGCGGAAGCCGCCTAG
- the macS gene encoding MacS family sensor histidine kinase: MTKRERVVRMSVEQPLWQALTGYRVLAMGYAALLFASSYGEFVRPWLAIGYLAVLAGWTLATLPKVANAVSCTRRFLVADLALALTGVLLTPLADSAARIADGGPTLPSIWTAGSVLAFALKGGWRWAGVASTFVAVANVLQRGEITRDTAHNVLLVWVASIAVGYVVEVARASEATLARALEIEAATRERERLARDIHDGVLQVLAMVQRRGAAVGGEAAELGRMAGEQEIALRTLVSSGLLPASRVSRDAAHGALVTTVEEAEPTGDVDLRTLLAPHAGSTVSFAEPGAPVLLPAAAARELAAAAAAALENVRRHAGEDARAWILIEDEPDEVIVTVRDDGPGIPAGRLAQAEGEGRLGVAQSIRGRLRDLGGTAELVSVPGQGTEVELKVPKVSRGRTNNR, encoded by the coding sequence ATGACCAAGCGCGAGCGGGTCGTGCGCATGTCGGTCGAGCAGCCGCTGTGGCAGGCCCTGACCGGGTACCGGGTGCTCGCCATGGGCTACGCGGCGCTGCTGTTCGCGTCCTCGTACGGCGAGTTCGTCCGGCCCTGGCTCGCCATCGGCTACCTCGCGGTCCTCGCGGGGTGGACGCTGGCGACCCTGCCCAAGGTCGCGAACGCAGTCAGCTGCACCCGGCGCTTCCTGGTCGCCGACCTGGCCCTCGCCCTCACCGGGGTCCTGCTGACCCCGCTCGCCGACTCGGCCGCCCGCATCGCCGACGGCGGCCCCACCCTGCCCTCGATCTGGACGGCCGGCTCGGTACTGGCCTTCGCGCTCAAGGGCGGCTGGCGCTGGGCCGGTGTCGCCTCCACCTTCGTGGCGGTCGCCAACGTCCTCCAGCGCGGCGAGATCACCCGGGACACCGCCCACAACGTGCTGCTGGTCTGGGTGGCCTCGATCGCCGTCGGTTACGTGGTCGAGGTGGCGCGCGCCAGTGAGGCCACGCTCGCCCGCGCCCTGGAGATCGAGGCGGCCACCCGGGAGCGCGAGCGGCTCGCCCGGGACATCCATGACGGGGTGCTCCAGGTCCTGGCCATGGTGCAGCGGCGCGGCGCCGCGGTCGGCGGCGAGGCCGCCGAGCTGGGCCGGATGGCGGGCGAACAGGAGATCGCCCTGCGCACCCTGGTCTCCAGCGGGCTGCTGCCCGCCTCCCGGGTCTCGCGGGACGCGGCCCACGGCGCGCTGGTGACGACAGTGGAGGAGGCGGAGCCGACCGGCGACGTCGACCTGCGCACCCTGCTTGCCCCGCACGCCGGGTCGACGGTGAGCTTCGCCGAGCCCGGCGCCCCGGTCCTGCTGCCGGCCGCCGCCGCCCGCGAGCTGGCCGCCGCGGCCGCCGCCGCGCTGGAGAACGTACGCCGGCACGCCGGCGAGGACGCCCGGGCCTGGATCCTCATCGAGGACGAGCCGGACGAGGTGATCGTGACCGTCCGGGACGACGGGCCGGGCATCCCCGCCGGGCGGCTCGCCCAGGCCGAGGGCGAGGGACGGCTCGGGGTCGCCCAGTCGATCCGCGGCCGGCTGCGGGACCTGGGCGGTACCGCCGAGCTGGTCTCGGTGCCGGGCCAGGGGACGGAAGTAGAGCTGAAGGTTCCGAAGGTTTCCAGGGGGAGGACGAACAACCGATGA
- a CDS encoding response regulator transcription factor, whose protein sequence is MSSENATSSGNPASGGSTGAIRVMVVDDHPMWRDAVARDLAAAGCEVVATAGDGPQAVRRARAVDPDVLVLDLNLPGMPGVQVCKELVAFNPALRVLVLSASGEHADVLEAVKSGATGYLLKSAGAEELIDAVRRTAAGDPVFTPGLAGLVLGEYRRLAADPAPAASDEPKAPQLTDRETEVLRLVAKGLSYKQIAERLVISHRTVQNHVQNTLGKLQLHNRVELVRYAIERGLDDE, encoded by the coding sequence ATGAGCAGCGAGAACGCGACGAGCAGCGGCAACCCGGCGAGCGGCGGGAGCACCGGCGCCATCCGGGTCATGGTCGTCGACGACCACCCGATGTGGCGGGACGCCGTCGCCCGTGACCTGGCCGCCGCCGGCTGCGAGGTCGTGGCCACCGCCGGGGACGGCCCGCAGGCCGTCCGCCGCGCCCGCGCCGTCGACCCGGACGTCCTCGTCCTCGACCTCAACCTGCCCGGCATGCCGGGCGTGCAGGTCTGCAAGGAACTGGTCGCCTTCAACCCGGCGCTGCGGGTGCTCGTGCTCTCCGCGAGCGGCGAGCACGCCGACGTGCTGGAGGCCGTCAAGTCCGGCGCCACCGGCTACCTGCTGAAGTCCGCGGGCGCCGAGGAGCTCATCGACGCGGTCCGCCGCACCGCCGCCGGCGACCCCGTGTTCACCCCGGGCCTGGCCGGGCTCGTGCTCGGAGAGTACCGGCGGCTGGCCGCCGACCCGGCCCCCGCCGCCTCCGACGAGCCGAAGGCACCGCAACTCACCGACCGCGAGACCGAGGTGCTGCGGCTCGTCGCCAAGGGCCTGTCGTACAAGCAGATCGCCGAGCGGCTCGTCATCTCGCACCGGACCGTCCAGAACCACGTCCAGAACACCCTCGGCAAGCTCCAGCTGCACAACCGCGTCGAGCTGGTGCGGTACGCGATAGAACGCGGACTTGACGACGAGTAG
- a CDS encoding deoxyribonuclease IV, which translates to MRNPVGGHVPVAGGLASTGLAYARELGAETVQVFAANPRGWATPTGNPAQDELFRAECARQGMPAYVHAPYLINFGSHTEATVEKSVESLRHSLRRAREIGALGVVVHTGSATGGRPRSAAYAQVREHMLPLLDELTHDDDPFLLLESTAGQGSSLCSRTWDFGPYFEALDAHPKLGICLDTCHIFAAGHDLAAPGGMKQTLDLLTDTVGPGRLKLIHANDSKEGVGAHKDRHENIGAGHIGEGAFRELFTHPETAGVPLVIETPGGPSGHAADVARLKELREIP; encoded by the coding sequence CTGCGCAATCCGGTGGGCGGGCACGTCCCCGTGGCCGGCGGACTGGCGTCGACCGGACTGGCGTACGCCCGTGAGCTGGGCGCGGAGACCGTGCAGGTCTTCGCGGCCAACCCGCGCGGCTGGGCCACCCCGACCGGGAACCCGGCGCAGGACGAGCTGTTCCGCGCGGAGTGCGCACGCCAGGGCATGCCCGCGTACGTCCACGCCCCCTACCTGATCAACTTCGGGTCGCACACCGAGGCGACGGTGGAGAAGTCGGTGGAGTCGCTGCGGCACTCGCTGCGCCGGGCCCGGGAGATCGGCGCCCTGGGCGTGGTCGTGCACACCGGGTCCGCGACCGGCGGCCGACCGCGCTCCGCGGCCTACGCGCAGGTACGGGAGCACATGCTGCCGCTGCTCGACGAACTGACCCACGACGACGACCCGTTCCTGCTGCTGGAGTCGACGGCCGGGCAGGGCTCCTCGCTGTGCTCGCGGACCTGGGACTTCGGCCCGTACTTCGAGGCCCTGGACGCGCACCCGAAGCTCGGCATCTGCCTCGACACCTGCCACATCTTCGCCGCCGGGCACGACCTGGCCGCGCCGGGCGGCATGAAGCAGACCCTTGACCTGCTGACCGACACGGTCGGCCCGGGCCGGCTGAAGCTGATCCACGCCAACGACTCGAAGGAGGGCGTGGGCGCGCACAAGGACCGGCACGAGAACATCGGCGCCGGGCACATCGGCGAGGGGGCGTTCCGGGAGCTGTTCACGCATCCGGAGACGGCCGGGGTGCCGCTGGTCATCGAGACGCCGGGCGGCCCGTCGGGGCACGCGGCGGACGTGGCACGGCTGAAGGAGCTGCGGGAGATCCCGTGA